A genomic segment from Thermostichus lividus PCC 6715 encodes:
- a CDS encoding 2Fe-2S iron-sulfur cluster-binding protein — protein sequence MITVTFLPENVSVSAEAGESWLTVADRAGVEIPTGCCMGSCGACTLELEDGEEIRACISTLAGDRLTVTASVFSDPTW from the coding sequence ATGATTACGGTAACCTTTTTGCCCGAGAACGTATCGGTGAGTGCTGAGGCTGGGGAATCGTGGTTGACCGTGGCCGATCGCGCCGGGGTTGAGATTCCCACGGGCTGCTGTATGGGGAGTTGTGGTGCGTGCACGCTGGAGCTAGAAGATGGCGAGGAAATTCGCGCCTGTATTTCCACCCTTGCGGGCGATCGCCTCACCGTGACTGCCTCTGTTTTTAGTGACCCAACTTGGTAA
- a CDS encoding aspartate carbamoyltransferase catalytic subunit, translated as MTSSLHTPLQWHRRHILSLQDFSVPELDIVLQTAASFQEVLNRRTKKVPTLQARVVANLFFESSTRTRNSFELAAKRLSADILNFAPGTSALSKGETILDTAKTLWAMGAEFMVIRHQQSGVPHTIAAEMDRLGTQVAVLNAGDGLHEHPSQALLDLFTLCQLYSPRQPRCELLRGKKIAIVGDIRHSRVARSNLYSLTTAGADVHLAGPPTLLPPEFAKYGVTLHWQLEPALAKADIVMTLRLQRERMDQHLIPSLREYHQQFGITHERLRLCQPHVRVLHPGPVNRGVELSSALLDDGHVSLVNQQVTSGVAVRMALLYLMGSTPDAGG; from the coding sequence ATGACCTCATCCCTCCACACACCTCTGCAATGGCACCGCCGTCATATCCTGTCGCTCCAGGACTTTAGCGTTCCAGAGCTAGATATTGTCCTGCAAACCGCCGCCAGCTTTCAGGAGGTACTGAATCGCCGCACCAAAAAAGTGCCAACGCTCCAAGCTAGGGTGGTTGCCAATCTCTTTTTTGAAAGCTCCACCCGCACTCGCAATAGTTTTGAACTAGCAGCCAAGCGTCTCTCTGCCGATATTCTTAACTTTGCGCCGGGAACCTCTGCCCTCAGTAAGGGGGAAACCATTCTGGATACCGCCAAGACCCTCTGGGCGATGGGGGCGGAATTCATGGTTATTCGCCACCAACAGTCGGGGGTGCCCCACACCATTGCGGCTGAAATGGATCGCCTTGGCACTCAGGTGGCGGTTCTCAATGCCGGGGATGGCCTGCACGAGCACCCCTCCCAAGCCCTTTTAGATTTATTTACCCTCTGTCAGCTTTACAGTCCTCGTCAGCCCCGCTGTGAACTTCTCCGGGGGAAAAAAATTGCCATTGTCGGAGATATTCGCCATTCCCGGGTGGCACGCTCCAACCTCTATAGCCTGACGACTGCTGGTGCCGATGTGCATCTGGCAGGGCCGCCGACCCTCTTGCCGCCTGAGTTTGCCAAGTATGGGGTCACCCTCCACTGGCAGCTAGAGCCAGCCCTCGCCAAGGCCGACATCGTGATGACCCTGCGGTTGCAGCGGGAGCGCATGGATCAGCATTTGATTCCCAGTTTGCGCGAGTATCACCAACAGTTTGGCATTACCCACGAACGGCTACGGCTGTGCCAGCCCCACGTGCGGGTTCTGCATCCGGGGCCTGTGAACCGTGGGGTAGAACTGAGTTCCGCCTTACTTGATGATGGGCACGTCAGCCTCGTGAACCAACAGGTGACCAGTGGTGTGGCGGTGCGGATGGCCTTGTTATATTTGATGGGGAGTACGCCGGACGCAGGTGGATGA
- the pds gene encoding 15-cis-phytoene desaturase — translation MRVAIAGGGLAGLACAKYLVDAGHTPIIFERAAVLGGLVAAWQDADGDWVETGLHAFFGAYPNMLQLLEELGISDRLQWKRHALIFNQPENPEVLSWFDVPDLPSPINVLLSILRNNDMLTWEQKLRFALGLWPAIVRGQKYVEAMDKYTLLEWLERQGIDERVNSDIFIAASKALTFINPDEVSATIPLTAMNRFLRERYGSKIAFLDGSPPERLCQPIVEYITARGGEVHTNVALREIVLKEDLSVQCFVMADSESQRRFEVTADAYVSALSVDAIKLLLPKPWQELPFFQKLNGLEGVPVINVQIWFDRKLPTVDHLLFSRSPLLSVYADMSETCKGYADPDKSMLELVLAPAAEWIGRPDAEIIEATLAELAKLFPNHLPEPAKVLKAAVVKTPRSVYKATPGRQAFRPDQVTPIPNFFLSGSYTMQPYLGSMEGAVLSGKLAAQAIAQQPPMPSTQTVANAATA, via the coding sequence ATGCGAGTTGCAATTGCTGGTGGGGGTCTAGCAGGATTAGCCTGCGCCAAGTACTTAGTTGATGCGGGGCACACCCCCATTATTTTTGAACGTGCCGCTGTGCTGGGGGGGTTGGTGGCAGCATGGCAAGATGCCGATGGCGACTGGGTAGAAACAGGGCTACACGCCTTCTTTGGGGCGTATCCCAACATGTTGCAACTACTTGAAGAATTAGGCATTAGCGATCGCCTGCAATGGAAGCGCCACGCCTTGATTTTCAATCAGCCGGAAAATCCCGAAGTGCTCTCGTGGTTTGATGTTCCCGATCTGCCTTCCCCCATCAACGTGCTGCTTTCAATCCTGCGCAATAACGATATGCTGACGTGGGAGCAAAAACTGCGCTTTGCCTTGGGTCTGTGGCCAGCCATTGTGCGGGGGCAAAAATATGTTGAAGCTATGGATAAATACACCCTCCTCGAGTGGCTAGAGCGCCAAGGCATTGATGAGCGGGTGAACTCGGATATTTTCATTGCCGCCTCAAAAGCCCTGACCTTTATTAACCCCGATGAGGTCTCTGCCACCATTCCCCTCACGGCCATGAACCGCTTTTTGCGGGAACGCTATGGCTCAAAAATTGCCTTTTTGGATGGGTCACCCCCTGAGCGGCTGTGTCAGCCTATTGTGGAGTACATCACGGCACGGGGCGGCGAAGTGCACACCAATGTTGCCCTGCGGGAAATTGTGCTCAAAGAGGATCTCTCCGTTCAGTGCTTTGTCATGGCGGATTCCGAAAGTCAACGCCGCTTTGAGGTAACTGCCGATGCCTACGTCTCAGCCCTCTCGGTGGATGCCATCAAGCTACTGCTGCCGAAACCTTGGCAAGAGCTACCCTTTTTCCAAAAACTGAACGGCTTGGAAGGGGTACCCGTGATCAACGTACAAATTTGGTTTGACCGCAAGCTGCCGACGGTCGATCACCTCCTCTTTTCGCGATCGCCCCTGCTGAGTGTGTATGCCGACATGAGTGAAACCTGCAAAGGCTATGCCGACCCCGATAAATCCATGCTGGAGTTAGTGCTAGCCCCCGCCGCCGAGTGGATTGGTCGCCCCGATGCAGAGATTATTGAAGCGACACTTGCTGAACTGGCAAAATTATTTCCAAATCACCTGCCGGAACCTGCTAAAGTGCTGAAAGCGGCGGTTGTGAAAACCCCCCGCTCGGTTTACAAAGCAACCCCCGGTCGCCAAGCCTTCCGTCCCGATCAGGTCACCCCCATTCCCAACTTCTTTCTATCCGGCAGCTATACAATGCAGCCCTACTTGGGGAGTATGGAAGGGGCGGTACTTTCTGGTAAGCTGGCAGCGCAGGCGATCGCCCAGCAGCCCCCTATGCCCTCTACTCAGACTGTCGCCAATGCTGCAACTGCCTAG
- a CDS encoding FAD-dependent hydroxylase, with amino-acid sequence MTSSFLPFDPCAPAVPCQLPPVDVAIVGGGVVGLSLACALRQSALKVAVIEAVPTAGAIAKGQAYALHQVSRQFFREIGVWEALAPRIQPFEQVQLSDGTFSQTVRFDPQDLGTEVIGYVAEHAVLVDTLQATLKAASNVVVYCPWRVIETQGGGDRAQLTLVSADLAQPQVAHLSARLIVAADGGKSAVREQMGLKPWGWHYPQSCVVATLNVAHPQPVLAYERFWPTGPLGVLPLPGDRYRVVWTLPHEMAAAVLALEDAAFLERLRPYLDPAMAEITGVSERFIFPTQLMQVNSYVGDRCVVIGDAAHRCHPVGGQGLNLGLRDVWALAAQLQAIAPQDIGSYPQLRQFQRQRFWQNSLTLAFTDLLNRLFSNNWLPLVLLRRGGLLALRSIPILRQGVLRFMAGLTFPVS; translated from the coding sequence ATGACCTCTTCGTTTCTGCCGTTCGACCCCTGTGCTCCAGCCGTTCCCTGCCAATTACCGCCGGTGGATGTGGCGATTGTTGGGGGGGGAGTGGTTGGCCTTAGTTTAGCCTGTGCCCTGCGCCAGAGCGCTCTTAAGGTCGCCGTAATTGAAGCGGTGCCCACCGCCGGGGCGATCGCCAAGGGGCAAGCCTATGCGCTGCATCAGGTGTCGCGACAGTTTTTTCGTGAGATTGGGGTTTGGGAGGCCTTAGCCCCCCGGATTCAGCCCTTTGAGCAGGTACAACTTTCGGATGGTACCTTTTCCCAGACAGTGCGTTTTGACCCGCAGGATTTAGGCACGGAGGTCATTGGTTATGTGGCCGAGCATGCTGTGCTGGTGGACACGCTACAGGCGACGCTCAAGGCGGCCAGCAATGTGGTGGTCTATTGCCCATGGCGAGTGATAGAAACTCAAGGGGGGGGCGATCGCGCTCAGTTAACCCTAGTGAGTGCTGACTTGGCTCAGCCACAGGTGGCTCACCTCAGCGCCCGGTTGATTGTGGCGGCGGATGGAGGTAAATCTGCTGTGCGGGAGCAAATGGGTCTGAAACCGTGGGGCTGGCATTACCCTCAATCCTGCGTTGTGGCCACCCTCAACGTTGCCCATCCCCAACCCGTGCTGGCCTACGAGCGCTTTTGGCCCACCGGCCCGCTGGGGGTGTTGCCTTTGCCGGGCGATCGCTACCGTGTGGTCTGGACGCTGCCCCATGAGATGGCGGCGGCGGTTCTGGCGCTGGAGGATGCTGCCTTTTTAGAGCGGTTGCGGCCTTACCTTGACCCCGCTATGGCAGAGATCACTGGCGTGAGTGAGCGATTTATCTTCCCCACCCAACTGATGCAGGTGAATTCCTACGTGGGCGATCGCTGCGTGGTCATTGGCGATGCGGCACACCGCTGTCATCCGGTGGGAGGGCAGGGCTTAAACTTGGGGCTGCGAGATGTCTGGGCATTGGCAGCACAACTACAGGCGATCGCCCCCCAAGACATTGGCAGCTACCCTCAACTGCGGCAGTTTCAGCGGCAGCGGTTTTGGCAAAACAGCCTGACCTTGGCCTTCACCGACCTTCTGAATCGTCTCTTTTCCAATAATTGGCTCCCCCTTGTCCTGCTCCGTCGCGGTGGTTTGCTGGCTCTGCGATCAATCCCGATCCTGAGGCAGGGCGTGTTGCGATTCATGGCAGGTCTCACCTTCCCAGTGTCTTAG
- a CDS encoding heavy metal translocating P-type ATPase codes for MTTIARSASPESNLATTVAAETIHYQVVHWITGRFRIRIPRLGVDAEYGARLLYIVGTLPAVTTARINPPARSLVVEYNPKLFGEALATVQGQIFESIQVAANPDLPVLAAEKAAPATESHEINYWERLGLSALGLGLSLGSLMGLPIPGYVIASVVIAGAMPVFKRAWDALQEEKQLTIDFLDGLAIALHTMQGHYFAPSFMLGLVEGGEVIRDLTARGSERANLNLLDCLGKTAFVERDGVEVEVEVKDIVEGDRVVVYPGDQIPVDGIVLRGTGLIDQCKLTGESVPVTRSEGMEVFASTLLVDGQLVILAERVGNNTRAGVIVGLMQAAPVHDTRIENYAAAVANRAVIPTLAIGTGVGLLSGDLNRAIALLTLDLGTGIRVSVPTTILSALTYAAQHGVLIRSGRAIEKLAQIDTIVFDKTGTLTQGHAGVTDIKVMDPRFSAEDILSMAASAEQGLTHPVAEAIVRHARETNVPLYDCEDWEYRVGLGVVTKVRGVDLRVGSRRMMDQENICLNELNERFPDLNSGRASLVYIAGDGHLIGVILYSDPMRNESPEVIRELKGAGITPHMLTGDVGRVARAVAKDLGIAPQNIYAEAFPEKKVEVVRSLHDSGKVVAFCGDGINDSAALAYADVSISFAGATDIARETADVVLMEDDLRGLTLAIRIAKQAMEIVWQNTAIVAIPNIGALLSGIFFALDPILAVVINNGTAILAELNGLRPLTGPGGALPLPPVKDTKEFLAEWEATHPEHPVQHIPPQHRSV; via the coding sequence ATGACTACCATTGCCCGCAGTGCTTCCCCTGAGTCGAATTTAGCCACTACTGTTGCGGCAGAAACGATTCATTATCAAGTCGTTCATTGGATCACTGGACGGTTTCGGATTCGGATTCCCCGCTTGGGCGTTGATGCGGAGTATGGCGCACGCCTCCTCTATATTGTGGGAACCTTACCCGCTGTTACTACGGCACGGATTAACCCGCCTGCGCGGTCTTTAGTTGTGGAGTACAATCCCAAGCTTTTTGGCGAAGCACTGGCAACCGTACAGGGGCAGATTTTTGAGTCTATTCAGGTGGCAGCTAATCCGGACTTACCTGTCCTAGCGGCAGAAAAAGCAGCGCCGGCAACTGAAAGTCATGAAATTAATTATTGGGAGCGCCTAGGGCTGTCCGCCTTGGGGTTGGGGCTGAGCTTAGGCTCTCTCATGGGGCTGCCTATTCCGGGGTATGTGATTGCCAGTGTGGTTATTGCTGGAGCGATGCCCGTCTTTAAGCGGGCATGGGATGCTCTGCAAGAGGAAAAGCAGTTAACCATTGATTTTCTAGATGGGTTGGCGATCGCGCTGCACACGATGCAAGGTCATTATTTTGCTCCTTCCTTTATGTTGGGGTTAGTCGAAGGGGGGGAAGTCATTCGGGATCTGACAGCCCGTGGGTCGGAGCGCGCTAATCTCAATCTGCTGGACTGCCTTGGCAAGACTGCGTTTGTAGAGCGCGATGGGGTTGAGGTAGAAGTAGAAGTTAAAGATATTGTCGAAGGCGATCGCGTCGTTGTTTACCCCGGTGACCAAATTCCGGTCGATGGCATTGTGCTGCGGGGCACCGGCTTAATTGATCAGTGTAAGCTAACGGGGGAATCAGTCCCTGTTACCCGCAGTGAAGGGATGGAGGTTTTTGCCTCAACGCTCCTAGTCGATGGCCAACTGGTCATTTTAGCTGAGCGGGTTGGCAACAATACCCGCGCAGGAGTTATTGTCGGCCTCATGCAGGCTGCCCCGGTGCACGATACTCGTATTGAAAACTACGCGGCGGCGGTGGCCAACCGAGCGGTGATTCCCACCCTTGCCATTGGTACTGGTGTGGGACTGCTCTCCGGTGACTTGAATCGGGCGATCGCCCTGCTCACCCTTGATCTAGGGACAGGGATCCGCGTATCGGTGCCCACGACCATTCTTTCTGCCCTCACCTACGCAGCGCAGCACGGTGTCTTGATCCGCAGTGGCCGCGCCATTGAAAAATTGGCGCAGATTGACACCATCGTCTTTGACAAAACCGGCACCCTCACCCAAGGGCATGCAGGGGTTACCGATATTAAAGTGATGGATCCCCGTTTCAGTGCAGAGGACATCCTCAGTATGGCTGCCAGTGCCGAGCAAGGGCTGACCCATCCGGTTGCTGAAGCCATTGTCCGCCATGCCCGCGAGACAAACGTGCCCCTTTACGACTGCGAAGACTGGGAATACCGTGTGGGCTTAGGGGTGGTGACCAAGGTTCGGGGTGTGGATCTGCGGGTGGGCAGCCGCCGCATGATGGATCAGGAGAACATTTGCCTAAACGAACTGAATGAGCGGTTCCCGGATCTCAATTCTGGGCGGGCATCGCTGGTTTATATTGCTGGTGATGGCCATCTCATTGGTGTCATCCTTTACAGTGACCCGATGCGCAATGAAAGCCCCGAGGTCATTCGCGAACTCAAAGGTGCAGGCATTACCCCCCATATGCTCACGGGCGATGTGGGTCGAGTTGCTCGTGCGGTGGCGAAGGATCTTGGCATTGCTCCCCAGAATATCTACGCTGAAGCCTTTCCCGAAAAGAAAGTTGAGGTGGTGCGCAGTCTCCACGACAGCGGTAAAGTAGTTGCCTTCTGCGGTGATGGCATCAATGACTCCGCGGCCTTGGCCTATGCAGATGTGTCTATTTCCTTTGCTGGTGCTACGGATATTGCTCGGGAGACCGCAGATGTAGTGCTGATGGAAGATGATTTGCGGGGGCTAACCCTTGCTATTCGCATTGCCAAGCAAGCCATGGAAATTGTCTGGCAAAACACAGCCATTGTAGCCATTCCAAACATTGGTGCGCTGCTGTCAGGCATCTTCTTTGCCCTTGATCCTATCCTTGCGGTGGTCATTAACAATGGAACCGCGATCTTGGCGGAACTCAACGGGTTACGCCCCTTGACTGGTCCGGGAGGCGCGTTGCCCTTACCTCCAGTCAAAGATACCAAAGAGTTCCTTGCGGAGTGGGAAGCCACGCACCCAGAACATCCAGTCCAGCATATTCCACCGCAGCATCGCTCTGTATGA
- a CDS encoding DUF4278 domain-containing protein: MTTLTYRGVQYNYVPPAINTQATDVVAKYRGTTYRVATAVNPPEDSLKIMTYRGVKYQKGKKLAGVPAARMADTTVSVAMPSGINEMARSLAMAHHATIKSREQTLLARTAAAIGMPATAANYWSQIQGKINPVFGATYDRSHVALS, translated from the coding sequence ATGACTACTCTTACCTATCGCGGCGTTCAGTACAACTACGTTCCTCCTGCGATCAACACACAAGCCACGGATGTGGTGGCCAAATATCGCGGCACTACCTACCGTGTGGCCACAGCAGTGAATCCACCGGAAGACTCGCTGAAAATCATGACCTATCGCGGTGTTAAGTACCAAAAAGGCAAAAAATTGGCGGGAGTGCCGGCAGCACGGATGGCCGATACAACGGTGTCTGTAGCGATGCCTTCAGGTATTAATGAAATGGCACGTTCATTGGCAATGGCTCATCACGCTACCATCAAAAGCCGTGAGCAAACCCTGTTGGCACGGACTGCTGCTGCTATTGGTATGCCCGCCACTGCCGCCAACTACTGGAGCCAAATTCAAGGCAAAATCAATCCTGTATTTGGTGCCACCTACGATCGCTCCCACGTTGCCCTTAGCTAG
- a CDS encoding DUF3181 family protein: protein MSRTPLIERLAAAIGGEIYIDVAKWHLYLRDAKLHTPLAEAFLPLLEQGEVNRSHVQAVLQEVSVPLGVAKSLSPLTGWFPKRIKIAF, encoded by the coding sequence ATGAGTCGCACCCCCTTAATTGAACGATTGGCTGCTGCCATTGGTGGTGAAATTTACATTGATGTGGCCAAATGGCATCTGTACCTCAGGGATGCCAAGCTGCATACCCCCCTTGCGGAGGCATTTTTGCCCCTCCTAGAGCAGGGAGAGGTGAACCGTAGCCACGTACAAGCAGTGTTGCAGGAGGTGAGCGTGCCTCTGGGGGTGGCCAAGAGTCTCTCTCCCTTGACCGGTTGGTTCCCAAAACGAATCAAGATAGCCTTTTAG
- a CDS encoding RNA-guided endonuclease InsQ/TnpB family protein, protein MKQTLTLVCKLATTPEQNAKIEAVLQAFAAACNYANERVKPKTTSKTTIQSLVYNDLREQFGLSANQAVRVCARVGANRKTAKVKGKPVKAFRPTSADYDARIFSFREKDWTVSLTLLGCREHIKLEIGHYQRGQLKGCKPTSAQLCKHRDGRYYIHIQLSDEAPEPIQSDKGIGVDFGRREIAKTSTDQGWDAKQLNQVRDHFAKVRASLQQKASKGTRSSRRRCRQVLQRLSGRERRFQRWLNHSISASIIREAKQLHAIVAIEDLTGIRDRINQQPRNTTERRRSNSWAFYQLRQFLEYKGIKEGVEVVAVPPAYTSQTCHCCLHIGLRTEKKFKCGHCGWIGDADLNGAINIALLGQSVTLPGGSWLACEIAGGLQKASPF, encoded by the coding sequence ATGAAACAAACTCTGACACTAGTTTGCAAACTTGCAACCACACCCGAACAAAATGCCAAGATTGAGGCAGTGCTTCAGGCGTTTGCTGCTGCTTGCAACTATGCCAATGAGCGAGTCAAACCCAAAACAACCAGCAAAACAACGATTCAGTCGTTGGTCTATAACGACCTGCGAGAACAGTTTGGGTTGAGTGCTAATCAGGCAGTCAGGGTTTGCGCCAGGGTTGGGGCGAATCGAAAAACAGCCAAAGTGAAGGGCAAACCTGTCAAAGCGTTTCGTCCAACTTCGGCAGACTACGATGCCCGAATCTTCTCTTTTCGGGAGAAGGATTGGACAGTCAGCCTGACCCTGCTGGGATGTAGAGAACACATCAAACTGGAAATAGGACACTACCAGCGCGGCCAGCTGAAGGGGTGTAAACCCACTTCGGCTCAACTGTGCAAGCACAGAGATGGAAGATACTACATCCACATTCAACTGAGCGACGAAGCTCCTGAACCCATTCAGTCGGACAAGGGGATTGGCGTTGATTTCGGTCGGCGTGAAATCGCTAAAACTAGTACCGATCAAGGTTGGGATGCTAAGCAGTTGAATCAAGTCCGAGATCATTTCGCCAAAGTGAGAGCATCGCTCCAGCAAAAAGCCTCGAAGGGCACACGGTCGAGTCGGCGTAGATGCCGACAAGTCCTGCAACGGCTGTCGGGGAGGGAGAGACGTTTTCAGCGATGGCTCAATCATTCCATCAGTGCATCCATCATTCGTGAAGCAAAACAACTCCATGCCATTGTTGCTATCGAGGATTTGACAGGCATTCGAGATAGAATCAACCAGCAACCGAGAAACACGACCGAGCGGAGACGGTCTAACAGTTGGGCGTTCTATCAGTTGCGACAATTCCTGGAATACAAGGGTATCAAGGAAGGAGTTGAGGTGGTTGCTGTACCACCTGCCTATACCAGTCAAACCTGCCATTGTTGCTTGCATATTGGGCTGAGGACTGAAAAAAAGTTCAAGTGTGGGCATTGCGGATGGATTGGTGATGCAGACCTAAATGGAGCAATCAATATTGCGCTTTTGGGGCAGTCCGTAACGCTGCCTGGAGGCTCCTGGCTAGCTTGCGAGATAGCCGGAGGGCTACAGAAAGCCTCGCCCTTCTAG
- the apcD gene encoding allophycocyanin subunit alpha-B, translating into MSVISQVLLKADDELRYPTTGELKAISDFFETGAQRLRIATTLAENEKRLVEQASKQLWQKRPDFIAPGGNAYGQKQRALCLRDYSWYMRLITYGILSGDKEPIERTGLIGVREMYNSLGVPMAGMVEAIRCLKDVSLSLLSAEEAEVAAPYFDYIIQAMS; encoded by the coding sequence ATGAGTGTCATTAGTCAGGTTCTTCTCAAAGCGGACGATGAATTGCGCTACCCCACCACAGGCGAACTCAAGGCAATTAGTGACTTTTTTGAAACGGGCGCGCAACGCCTACGCATTGCCACGACATTAGCTGAAAATGAAAAACGGTTGGTAGAGCAAGCCAGTAAGCAACTGTGGCAAAAGCGGCCTGACTTTATTGCTCCTGGTGGTAATGCCTATGGCCAAAAACAGCGTGCCCTCTGCTTACGCGACTATAGCTGGTATATGCGCTTAATTACCTACGGTATTTTGTCAGGGGACAAAGAACCCATTGAGCGCACTGGACTCATTGGGGTGCGGGAAATGTACAACTCCTTAGGGGTGCCGATGGCTGGTATGGTAGAAGCCATTCGCTGTCTGAAGGATGTCTCCTTGTCGCTGTTGAGTGCCGAGGAGGCGGAAGTTGCTGCTCCCTACTTTGACTACATTATCCAAGCCATGTCCTAA
- the proB gene encoding glutamate 5-kinase, which translates to MAQTIVVKIGTSSLTGGKEGTLALATIAQLVDVLWGCRQRGDRVVLVSSGAVGVGAVRLGLQERPQQLAQKQAVAAVGQGHLMRMYDDLFSMLHQPIAQILLTRQNFVDRQSYLNIFNTFQALFDLGVIPIVNENDTVAVDELKFGDNDTLSALVASLVEADWLFLLTDVDRLYSADPRLDKTAVPIERVQSLAALEQTVQVGAAGSPWGTGGMATKIRAAEIATEAGVRTVITDGRSPTNILKVMAGESLGTQFEPKPKTINARKRWIARALIPKGELWLDAGAVKAITEGGCSLLAAGITKVCGEFQAQDAVKLCDPDGAEVARGLVNYNNDEVRRVQGQQSTELASILGYSGADTIIHRDNLVVTL; encoded by the coding sequence ATGGCACAAACCATTGTGGTTAAAATTGGCACCTCTAGTTTGACAGGGGGCAAGGAGGGAACTCTGGCACTGGCCACCATCGCCCAGCTTGTGGATGTGCTCTGGGGCTGTCGGCAGCGGGGCGATCGCGTCGTGCTGGTATCTTCGGGAGCGGTGGGCGTAGGAGCAGTGCGGCTGGGGTTGCAGGAGCGTCCACAACAGTTGGCGCAAAAACAGGCGGTGGCAGCCGTGGGGCAAGGTCACTTAATGCGGATGTACGATGATCTGTTTAGTATGCTGCACCAGCCCATCGCCCAAATTCTGTTAACGCGACAGAACTTTGTCGATCGCCAAAGCTACCTCAATATTTTTAATACATTTCAGGCTCTCTTTGACTTGGGGGTCATTCCCATCGTCAACGAAAATGATACCGTCGCAGTGGATGAACTGAAATTTGGAGATAACGATACCCTCTCGGCGTTGGTGGCCAGCTTAGTCGAAGCCGATTGGCTCTTTTTGCTGACGGATGTGGATCGTCTCTACTCAGCGGATCCACGGTTGGATAAAACGGCTGTGCCCATTGAGCGGGTTCAATCCCTTGCAGCCCTAGAGCAAACGGTACAGGTGGGGGCAGCGGGTTCGCCGTGGGGCACGGGTGGGATGGCCACTAAAATTCGCGCAGCGGAGATTGCCACTGAAGCGGGGGTGCGAACGGTTATTACCGATGGGCGATCGCCCACCAACATTCTGAAAGTGATGGCGGGCGAGTCCTTGGGTACCCAGTTTGAACCAAAACCCAAAACCATCAATGCCCGCAAGCGCTGGATTGCCCGTGCCTTGATCCCGAAAGGCGAGTTATGGTTGGATGCCGGGGCAGTCAAAGCCATTACCGAGGGTGGGTGCTCCCTGTTGGCGGCAGGAATTACGAAAGTGTGTGGCGAGTTTCAAGCGCAAGATGCAGTAAAGCTCTGTGATCCTGACGGGGCAGAAGTGGCCCGCGGGCTGGTGAACTACAACAATGACGAAGTGCGTCGCGTTCAAGGGCAGCAGTCCACCGAACTGGCCAGCATCCTTGGCTATAGTGGTGCAGACACAATTATCCACCGTGATAATTTGGTGGTGACCCTGTAG
- a CDS encoding tetratricopeptide repeat protein, which yields MDGLLPALYLGVLIVLLGVSAWFVLGQIIKTRRIETTLARLQRKLKQEPGTTQEYFELGSIYLSKKLATQAIPLLQKALKAAENEQETYLAPIYNALGYAYFIQEQYDLAIRYYKDALKNQPEYVTAANNLGHAYEKKNLAQPALEAYQHTLRHDPNNGIAQRRVSSLQKRLSGASAS from the coding sequence ATGGACGGTTTATTACCTGCCCTGTATTTAGGGGTGCTGATTGTATTGTTGGGGGTGTCTGCATGGTTTGTGCTGGGGCAAATTATTAAAACCCGCCGGATTGAAACCACCTTGGCGCGGCTACAACGCAAGCTCAAGCAAGAGCCGGGCACAACCCAAGAGTATTTTGAACTGGGCAGCATCTATCTCAGCAAAAAGCTAGCTACTCAGGCCATTCCCCTGCTGCAAAAGGCGCTAAAGGCAGCGGAAAATGAGCAGGAGACCTACCTAGCCCCTATTTACAATGCCCTTGGCTATGCCTACTTTATTCAGGAGCAGTACGATTTGGCTATTCGTTACTACAAGGATGCCTTGAAAAATCAGCCTGAGTACGTCACTGCGGCGAATAACCTCGGTCATGCCTACGAAAAGAAAAACCTAGCTCAGCCTGCCCTTGAGGCCTATCAGCACACCCTCAGGCACGATCCCAACAATGGGATTGCCCAGCGACGGGTCAGCTCTCTTCAAAAGCGTTTGAGTGGTGCTTCTGCTTCCTAA